A DNA window from Peromyscus leucopus breed LL Stock chromosome 3, UCI_PerLeu_2.1, whole genome shotgun sequence contains the following coding sequences:
- the LOC114685574 gene encoding zinc finger matrin-type protein 1-like isoform X1: MAQRSPFMVSTMEKPQTNDSFQHELEDFIRKQRARTTSRSLGLHPRTFVRNTAEESFHQERDYFVSPGAPMLGPPLSSRKHPRSSTSYERPTVEDLVPHCTRRLQSLKHHQKNQPVSQDGHQEWGGATGVEQGTLKRKHHRERASHREDGGLSRRKASAEPAGTDKSEPRKRTRHDGRDPTRSRRQSHREKKEPEERDLWDEAILGSCD, encoded by the coding sequence AGAAGTCCGTTCATGGTCAGTACAATGGAAAAGcctcagaccaatgactcttttcaACATGAGCTTGAAGATTTCATTAGAAAGCAGAGAGCCAGGACTACAAGCAGGAGCCTTGGATTACATCCAAGGACCTTTGTCAGAAATACGGCAGAGGAATCTTTTCACCAAGAAAGAGACTACTTCGTCAGCCCGGGAGCTCCAATGCTGGGGCCACCTCTCTCATCCAGAAAACACCCCAGATCCTCTACTTCCTACGAAAGGCCGACAGTGGAAGACCTGGTACCTCACTGCACACGAAGACTGCAATCTCTAAAACATCATCAGAAAAACCAGCCAGTCAGTCAAGACGGACACCAGGAGTGGGGAGGAGCCACCGGTGTGGAGCAAGGGACGCTCAAGAGGAAACACCACAGAGAGAGGGCTTCCCACAGAGAAGACGGAGGTCTCAGCAGAAGGAAGGCCTCAGCGGAGCCAGCGGGAACTGACAAGTCCGAGCCCAGAAAGAGGACCCGCCACGATGGGAGAGACCCCACCAGAAGCAGACGCCAGTcccacagagagaagaaggaaccAGAGGAGAGGGATTTGTGGGATGAAGCTATCTTGGGCAGTTGCGACTGA
- the LOC114685574 gene encoding zinc finger matrin-type protein 1-like isoform X2: MVSTMEKPQTNDSFQHELEDFIRKQRARTTSRSLGLHPRTFVRNTAEESFHQERDYFVSPGAPMLGPPLSSRKHPRSSTSYERPTVEDLVPHCTRRLQSLKHHQKNQPVSQDGHQEWGGATGVEQGTLKRKHHRERASHREDGGLSRRKASAEPAGTDKSEPRKRTRHDGRDPTRSRRQSHREKKEPEERDLWDEAILGSCD; encoded by the coding sequence ATGGTCAGTACAATGGAAAAGcctcagaccaatgactcttttcaACATGAGCTTGAAGATTTCATTAGAAAGCAGAGAGCCAGGACTACAAGCAGGAGCCTTGGATTACATCCAAGGACCTTTGTCAGAAATACGGCAGAGGAATCTTTTCACCAAGAAAGAGACTACTTCGTCAGCCCGGGAGCTCCAATGCTGGGGCCACCTCTCTCATCCAGAAAACACCCCAGATCCTCTACTTCCTACGAAAGGCCGACAGTGGAAGACCTGGTACCTCACTGCACACGAAGACTGCAATCTCTAAAACATCATCAGAAAAACCAGCCAGTCAGTCAAGACGGACACCAGGAGTGGGGAGGAGCCACCGGTGTGGAGCAAGGGACGCTCAAGAGGAAACACCACAGAGAGAGGGCTTCCCACAGAGAAGACGGAGGTCTCAGCAGAAGGAAGGCCTCAGCGGAGCCAGCGGGAACTGACAAGTCCGAGCCCAGAAAGAGGACCCGCCACGATGGGAGAGACCCCACCAGAAGCAGACGCCAGTcccacagagagaagaaggaaccAGAGGAGAGGGATTTGTGGGATGAAGCTATCTTGGGCAGTTGCGACTGA